The following proteins come from a genomic window of Spirochaetaceae bacterium:
- a CDS encoding alcohol dehydrogenase catalytic domain-containing protein, with the protein MQALVLTAPNQFSVEQVAVPEIGADDVLVQVDTTYICGTDPHIIAGDFPGFWPKSYPFVPGHEWSGTVVEAGPVAAGLGWSAGDRVCATSHCGCGYCRMCLTGRYNLCLNYGNEAVGHRQYGHYTPGGYADFVAASVKSVYRIPDRLSLADAALIDPLSIALYTVKRTRLQPGADIVILGAGPQGLMAILCAAALGAGRIIAAGSGERLARARKLGAIGIDYRAADVVGEVRRLTGGLGAQHVVECAGTTQAFRQACELAAKGGVISAIGLPADDAAVPVRRLVLDEVEIRGGRANPNTAEEALSLVINGRVDIAPLFTHRFPLADFADALDTFTGRVDGAIKVAVGPADRPS; encoded by the coding sequence ATGCAGGCGCTGGTGCTGACCGCTCCGAACCAGTTTTCGGTCGAGCAGGTGGCTGTTCCCGAAATCGGCGCGGACGACGTACTGGTGCAGGTGGACACGACATATATCTGCGGTACCGACCCGCACATCATCGCCGGCGACTTTCCCGGCTTCTGGCCCAAGTCGTACCCGTTCGTGCCCGGCCACGAGTGGTCTGGGACGGTGGTCGAGGCCGGACCGGTCGCGGCCGGCCTCGGCTGGAGCGCCGGCGACCGGGTGTGCGCCACCTCGCACTGCGGCTGCGGCTACTGCCGCATGTGCCTGACCGGGCGCTACAACCTGTGCCTGAATTACGGCAACGAGGCGGTCGGCCACCGCCAATACGGCCACTACACTCCCGGCGGTTACGCCGACTTCGTGGCGGCCAGCGTCAAGAGCGTGTACCGCATCCCCGACCGGCTGTCGCTGGCGGACGCGGCGTTGATCGACCCGCTCTCCATCGCCCTGTACACGGTCAAGCGCACCCGCCTGCAGCCGGGCGCCGACATCGTCATCCTCGGCGCCGGTCCGCAGGGCCTGATGGCGATCCTGTGCGCGGCGGCGCTCGGCGCCGGGCGCATCATCGCCGCCGGCAGTGGCGAGCGGCTGGCCCGCGCCCGCAAGCTGGGCGCCATCGGCATCGACTACCGAGCCGCCGATGTGGTTGGCGAGGTGCGCCGGCTGACCGGCGGCCTCGGCGCCCAGCACGTGGTGGAGTGCGCCGGCACGACGCAGGCGTTCCGGCAGGCGTGCGAACTGGCCGCCAAGGGCGGCGTCATCTCCGCCATCGGCCTGCCCGCCGACGACGCCGCGGTCCCGGTGCGCCGCCTGGTGCTCGACGAAGTGGAGATCCGCGGCGGGCGCGCCAACCCCAACACCGCCGAGGAAGCCCTCTCCCTGGTCATCAACGGCCGCGTCGACATCGCCCCGCTGTTCACCCACCGCTTCCCGCTCGCCGACTTCGCCGACGCGCTCGACACCTTCACCGGCCGCGTCGACGGCGCCATCAAGGTGGCGGTCGGCCCGGCCGACCGTCCCTCCTGA
- a CDS encoding RtcB family protein: protein MPVAEAVGQMQRCRERADYAALMADHHLGYAVPVGGVIAWADHLSPSGVGFDISCGNKAVLLDADAGEVRRHIGTIMDDLWRTLSFGIGRKNPEPVEHELFDDDPAWDLPEAAQHRDMARAQLGTIGSGNHYVDLFADEVDRVWVGVHFGSRGLGHKIASHFIRAGGGRDGIHVDPVLLATGSDLGQRYLACMQLAGRYAYAGRDWVCARVARLLGAKVLDEVHNHHNFAWRENHFGRDLWVVRKGATPAFPGQRGFIGGSMGDISVIVEGVDSEESRLTLRSTVHGAGRVMSRRRAAGKRRRRRGRVEQVTAGEVSREMMQAWLQRVGVELRGAGTDESPHCYKRIEEVLAFHAASIRILHTLTPLGVAMAAPDEFDPFRD, encoded by the coding sequence GTGCCGGTCGCAGAGGCCGTGGGGCAGATGCAGCGCTGCCGGGAGCGCGCCGACTACGCCGCCCTGATGGCCGACCACCACCTCGGCTACGCGGTGCCGGTGGGCGGCGTGATCGCCTGGGCCGACCACCTCAGCCCATCCGGAGTCGGCTTCGACATCTCCTGCGGCAACAAGGCAGTGCTCCTGGATGCCGACGCCGGGGAGGTACGCCGCCACATCGGGACGATCATGGACGACCTTTGGCGCACCCTGTCGTTCGGCATCGGGCGCAAGAACCCCGAGCCGGTGGAGCACGAGCTGTTCGACGACGACCCGGCCTGGGACCTCCCGGAAGCCGCGCAGCACCGCGACATGGCGCGCGCCCAGCTCGGCACCATCGGCTCCGGCAACCACTACGTCGACCTGTTCGCTGACGAGGTCGACCGCGTCTGGGTCGGCGTCCACTTCGGCTCGCGCGGCCTCGGCCACAAGATCGCCAGCCACTTCATCCGCGCCGGCGGCGGGCGCGACGGCATCCACGTCGATCCGGTGCTGCTGGCCACCGGCAGCGACCTCGGGCAGCGCTACCTGGCGTGCATGCAGCTCGCCGGGCGCTACGCCTACGCCGGCCGCGACTGGGTGTGCGCCCGCGTCGCCCGCCTGCTCGGCGCCAAGGTCCTGGACGAGGTGCACAACCACCACAACTTCGCCTGGCGCGAGAACCACTTCGGCCGCGACCTGTGGGTGGTGCGCAAGGGCGCCACCCCGGCGTTTCCCGGTCAGCGCGGCTTCATCGGCGGCTCCATGGGCGACATTTCCGTGATCGTGGAGGGCGTCGATAGCGAAGAGAGCCGCCTCACCCTGCGCTCCACCGTGCACGGCGCCGGACGGGTAATGTCGCGCCGCCGCGCCGCCGGCAAGCGCCGCCGCCGGCGCGGGCGCGTCGAGCAGGTCACCGCCGGCGAAGTGAGCCGCGAAATGATGCAGGCGTGGCTGCAACGCGTCGGCGTCGAGTTGCGCGGCGCCGGCACCGACGAGTCACCGCACTGCTACAAGCGCATCGAAGAGGTGCTCGCCTTCCACGCCGCCAGCATCCGCATCCTGCACACCCTCACGCCCCTCGGCGTCGCCATGGCCGCCCCCGACGAG